The DNA sequence ACCGCACGACGATCTTCGCGTTCCCCGTGTTCGGTTTCGGCGTCATCTTCGGCGCCATCTGGGCCGAGGAGGCCTGGGGCCGCTACTGGGGCTGGGACCCCAAGGAGACGGTGTCGTTCATCGCCTGGGTGCTCTACGCCGCCTACCTGCACGCGCGGTCGACCGCGGGCTGGCGGGACCGCAAGGCGGCCTGGATCAACGTGGCGGGATTCGTGGCGATGGTGTTCAACCTGTTCTTCATCAACCTCGTCACCGTCGGCCTGCACTCGTACGCCGGAGTGGGTTGATGGGCGACCACTCCCCGGGCGGGTTCCGGGCTCAGCAGCGGTTCCGTGATCCGGCCGCCGAGGAGCCGCAGGCGCCGCCGGAGTGGTCCGCCCCCACCCCGCCGAACGGGATCCCGGTCGTCGACCCGACGGCCGCAGCGCCCGAGCCCGCGCCGGCCGTGACGCCCGTCGCACCGCCGGTCGCCGAACCTCAGCAGCCGGTGTCGCAGCCGCTGCCGGTCCCCGCGACGCCGTATCTCGACTTGTCGACGGTCGCGCTGCTCGGGCAGCCGAAGGCGGCGCCGTCGCACGGTTGGCGCAGATGGCTGTACCTGGGGACGTTCGGGCTGGTCAAGGTCGGCGATCCGAAGGCCGCGCAGCGCGACAGCCTCGTCACGCGGGTGAAACAACCGCTCAACGGCTGCTACCGGATCGCGGTGCTGTCGCTCAAGGGTGGTGTCGGCAAGACGACGATCACCGCCACACTGGGGGCGACCTTCGCCTCGATTCGCGGTGACCGTGTGGTCGCCGTCGACGCCAATCCCGACCGCGGCACGCTGAGCCAGAAGGTGCCGTTGGAGACCACGGCCACGGTGCGCCACCTGCTGCGCGACGCCGAGGGCATCGAGCGCTACAGCGATGTACGGGCCTACACGTCGCAGGGTCCGAGCCGGCTGGAGGTGCTCGCCTCCGAGACCGATCCGGCGGTGTCGGAGGCGTTCAGCTCCGACGACTACACCCGCACCCTGGCGGTGCTCGAGCGCTTCTACAGTCTGGTGCTCACCGACTGCGGGACCGGGCTGATGCACTCGGCGATGACGGCGGTGCTGGCCAACGCCGACGTCCTGGTCGTGATCAGCTCCGGTTCGGTCGACGGGGCGCGTAGCGCCTCGGCCACGCTGGACTGGCTGGACGCGCACGGGCACCAGGCGTTGGTGTCCAACGCGATCGCCGTCATCAACGCGGTGCGTCCCCGGTCGGGCAAGGTCGATCTGCAGAAGGTGTCCGACCACTTCTCCCGGCGGTGCCGCGCGGTGAAGGTCGTACCGTTCGACCCGCATCTCGAAGAGGGTGCCGAGATCAGCCTCGACCGGCTCAAACCGGCCACCCGGCAGGCGCTACTGGAACTCGCGGGTGTGGTGGCCGACGGATTCGCCGGCAACCGCTGACAGCCGGCAGCCGGCCGATCGCCGCGGGACTACGGCCGCGGGTTGTTGTCGTCCTGACCGAGACGCCGGAGGAAATCCGGGTCGTCGTCCGGTCCGATCACCCGCGGCTGCGGCCGGGTCGCACTGGACCGCATGAGCCGCCAGCCGATGTAGAACAGGCCGGCCAGAACGATTATCAGGAGCAAATACGCCACTCAAACCTCCTGCCATCGAATATACGCGCCGTCGGTAGGCTCGGGTGCGTGTCAAAAGCTCGGCAGGGATCCCGTCTGGTCGCCGATGTGCTCGCTTACGTCGGGGCTCGTCTGGTGTTGGTGGCTGCGCTCGCGGCGCTGATCTTCGGGGTGGCCCGGCTGCTGGGTGTCGAGGAGTTCCCACTGGTGATCGCGATCTTGTTCGCGCTCGTGATCGCTCTGCCGCTGGGCATCTGGCTGTTCGCGCCGCTGCGCAGGCGCGCCACCGCGAGCATCGCCGCCTTCGACGAGCAGCGCCGTAAGGACCGCGAACAGCTGCAGGCCAGACTGCGTGGCGAGACGTCGCCCGGTGATCCCGGGGCATGACGGCGCGGCACGCGTTCGGTGCCGAATTCACCGGCGCCGCAGGGTTTCTCAATTCGCCGACGTACGGACTGCCGCCCACGTTCCTGATGCGGGCGCTGCACGACTGTCTGGCCGCATGGCAGGCGGGCACCCTCGACGCGAGGTCGTTCGACCAACCGGTGCGCGACGCGAGGGCGGGTTACGCCACGGTGGTGGGCGTGCCCGCGGAATCGGTGGCGATGGCCGGCAGTGCGTCGGCCGCACTCGGTCTGGTGGCCGCCGCGATCCCCGACGGCAGCCGCGGTGCCACGCTCGCCGGTGAGTTCACCAGCACCACCTTCCCGTTCGCCGCACAGGCCGGTCGCGGGGTGTCGCTCACCGAACTGCCCGCCGACGAACTCGTCGCGACCGCCGGTGATTACGACTTCGTGACGGTCAGCCTGGTGCAGTCGGCGACCGGTGCGGTGCTCGACGCCGAGGCGCTGCGGGCGAGCGTGGCGGGTACGGACACCGTGACGATCGTCGACGTGACGCAGGCGGCGGGATGGAAGCTGCTCGACCTCGGGTGGGCCGACGTCACGGTGGCCTCGGTCTACAAATGGCTGTTGGCGCCGCGCGGTACGGCGTTCCTGTCGGTCAGTGGGCGCATCGCCCGGTCGATGACGCCGCACGCCGCGAACTGGTACGCCGGTGAGCAGCCGTGGGAGTCGATCTACGGCCTGCCGGTGCGACTGGCCGGTGACGCCCGGCGTTTCGACACCTCACCGGCGTGGTTCGGCGCGCTGGGCGCCGGGTTGACGCTGCCGTGGCTGGCCGCGCTGGACCGCTCGGCCGTGGAGGCGCACACCGTCGGCCTCGCCGATACGCTGCGCTCCGCCCTCGACCTGCCGCCGGACCCGTCGGCGATCGTGTCGCTGCCGCCGGGGCGTCACGGCGACGCCGCGGACCGGCTGCAGCGGGCGGGCATCCGCGCCTCGGTGCGCGCCGGGGCGGTCCGGGTCGGATTCCACCTCTACAACACCGCCGACGACGTCAGCCGGTTGCTCGCTGCGCTCGCGTGACCGCCCGTCCGAGCGGGTATCCCCGACAAGTTCCGGTTAGCGGGAATGAACCGGGACCGACGCTTCTGGAAAGGTGGTCGTGTGAACCGGTGGGGCTTCGCGCCGTGCGCTGTCTGATCGTCGACGACAGCGCGGACTTTCGCGACGCCGCGTGCGCGATGCTCACCCGGGCGGGGGTCGACGTGGTGGCCGTCGCCGCCAACAGTGTTGACGCGCTGCGCTGTTCGCGCGAGATGGAACCCGACGTCGTGCTGGTCGACGTGGACCTCGGCGGGGAGAGCGGATTCGACCTCGCCGAGGAGCTGGACCGGTCGCAGGCGCAGGCCCCGGCGGTGATCCTGGTGTCGACCTACGCCGAACAGGATCTCGCCGAGATGATCGCCGTGAGCCCGGCCATCGGGTTCGTCTCGAAGATCTCGCTGTCGGCGGCCGCGATCCGCGACCTCCTGGACACCGCTCGGGGGCCGCTCAGAGAGACTCCAGGTAGGTGATCACCGCGCGCACCCGGCGGTGATCGTCGCCGGTCTCCGGCAGGTTCAGTTTGGTCAGGATGCTGCGGACGTGTTTTTCGACGGTGCCCTCGGTGACCCACAACCGGCGCGCGATGCCGGCGTTGGAGCGGCCCTCGGCCATCTGCACCAGCACCTCGCGCTCGCGCGCGCTCAGCACGGCCAGCGGATCGTCGCGCCGGCGCGCCGACACCAGTTCCTGCACCAGGGCCGGATCGATGATCGACGCGCCCTTGGCGATGCGCTGCAGGGTGTCGACGAAGTCGGCGACGTCGGTGACGCGGGTCTTGAGCAGGTAGCCGATGGCCCGTCCGGTCGCGAGGAGTTCGGTGGCGTGTTCGACCTCCACGTGGGCGGACAGCACCAGGATCGCGGTGTCGGGGAGCTCGGCGCGGATCACCCGGGCGGCGTCGAGGCCCTCGGTGCTGTGGTCGGGCGGCATCCTGATGTCGACGATGACGACGTCCGGCTTCGCGGTGCGCACCAGGTCGAGCAGTTCGGTGGCGTCGGCGGCCTGGCCGACGACGTCGAAACCCGACCGGTCGAGCAGGCTGGCGAGGCCTTCGCGCAACAGCACGTCGTCGTCTGCGACCGCCACCCGCAGGGCACTCATGACGCGCAGCTTATCCGGCGCCGCTGGTGGGTAGCCGTTTGATCATGATGACGCACAAGGAGCTCTACGAGCAGTGGATCAACCGGCTGTGGGCCGGGGAACCGGTCGCGGCCGACCTGGTGGCCGAGGATTTCGTCGGGCACTGGCCCGACCGCGAGGTGCACGGGCCGGCGGAGTTGCAGGCGATCATCGACCAGACCCACCGGATGCTGTCGGATCTGACCTTCGAGATCGAGTTGGGACCGCTGGTCGACGGGGATTTCGTGATCGGGCGCTGGGTCGGCAGCGGCAAGAGCGAGCAGGGGCCGATGCGGTTCACCGGCAACGACATCCTGCGCGTGGCCGACGGCAGATTCGCCGAGTACTGGACCGGGACGTCGACGAGCTGAGCGGTTGGCCGTCAACGCCTCTTGACGGCCAACACGGTGTCAAGCTATCTTGACACCGTGATCGATGTGCAGGCCCTCACCGAGGCCGCGGACGCCGCCCAGAGCCGGGACCCCGCTGTCGGCCTGCGCGCGATGAAGGCGCTTCGCCGCACGGTCGAGGCGCTCGAGGCCATGCATGTCGACAACGCGCGCAGGCACGGGTGGAGCTGGCAGGCCATCGCCGACGCGCTCGGGGTCACGCGGCAAGCCGTGCACCAGAAGCACAACCGGAGGAGATGAGATGTTCGAGCGCTTCAGCCGCCACGCCCGGATCGCCGTCGTGGTGGCGCAGGAAGAGGCCCGCGAACTCCATGCCGACGAGATCCGGCCCGAACACCTCCTGCTGGGCGTGCTGGACAGCGCCGGGGGGGACCTGGCCGCCGTGTTGAGCGGCCACGGTCTGACCGCCGAGTCCGTGCGGACGCAGTTGAGCGGCGACTTCGACGCCGATGCCGCGGCGCTGCAGTCGATCGGCATCGACCTGCACGCCGTCCGCGACATCGCCGACCGGTCCTTCGGCGCAGGCGCGTTCGACCGGGCGTTGCGCGGTGGGCGACGGCCGCGCCGCCGCCACCTCCCGTTCGTCAAACCGGCCAAGAAGGCGCTGGAGCTGGCGCTGCGCGAGGCCGTCGCACACCACGACCGCGTGATCGGTGCCGAGCACCTGCTGCTGGGCGTCCTGCGCGGCGGCGATCCGGTGGCGCTGGATCTGGTCGCCACCCACGTCGCCCCGCAACGACTGCGCGCCGATGTCTCGGCGCTGCTCGCCAAGGCGGCGTGAGGCCTCAGCCGAACGCCAGCGCCAGCGCCACGGCCACCGCCCACACCAGCATGGTCAGTCCGGTGTCGCGCAGCACGGGGATCAGGTCCTTGCCGCCCAGCCCGCCCCGCACCGGGCGGGCCGCCCGCACCGCCAGCGGCAGGGCGATCAGGCCGACCGCGCACCACGGCGTGGCGAGCATCAGCACCAGCGTCAGCGTGAACGCGGTGAGCATCAGCACCTGGTACAGCAGCCGGGTGCGGGCGTCGCCGAGGCGCACGGCCAGCGTGATCTTGCCCGATTCGCGATCGGTGGGGATGTCGCGGAGGTTGTTGGCGACCAGCACCGCCGACGACAGCGCACCCATCGCGACCGCCAGCGCGAGCCCGACCCAGTCGACGCGCATCGCCTGCGTGTACTGCGTGCCGAGCACCGCGATCAGCCCGAAGAACACGAACACCGCGATCTCGCCGAGGCCGATGTAGCCGTACGGTTTCGAGCCGCCGGTGTAGAGCCAGGCGCCCGCGATGCAGACGGCGCCGACGGCGATCAGCCACGGCGCGCTGGCCACCGCCAGCACCAGGCCGGCCACCGCGCCCACGGCCAGGCTGACCACCGCCGCGGTCAGCACCGCCCGCGGCGACGCCAGCCGGGACCCCACCAACCGCAGCGGTCCAGACCGCACGTCGTCGGTGCCGCGGATCCCGTCGGAGTAGTCGTTGGCGTAGTTCACGCCGATGATCAGCGCGACGGCGACGACGAACGCCAACAGCGCTTTCCACCACACCACACCGTCGAGCCACGCGGCCGCCCCGGTGCCGGCGATCACCGGTGAGACGGCGTTGGGCAGCGTGCGGGGGCGGGCGCCCTCGACCCATTCGGCGAAACTTGCCACGCGCGCAATCGTCGCACGCCCCGGCCGCGTCACCCCCTCCGTCACCCCGGCCGGGCGCGGGATGGCCGACAATGGTCCGATGCTGGGAGTGATCGGCGGTAGCGGCTTCTACTCGTTCTTCGGCCCGGACGCGCGCAGCGTCAGCCTCGACACGCCCTACGGGGCGCCGAGCGCACCGATCACGGTCGGCACGGTCGGCGAGCACGAGGTGGCGTTCCTGCCGCGGCACGGCGTCGACCACGAGTACTCGCCGCACACCGTGCCCTACCGGGCCAACATGTGGGCGCTGCGCGCGCTGGGCGTGCGGCGGATCTTCGGCCCGTGCGCGGTGGGCAGCCTCACGCCCGACCTCGGGCCGGGGTCGATGGTGGTGCCCGACCAGCTCGTGGACCGCACCAGCGGTCGTGCCGACACCTACTTCGACTCCGGCGGCATCCACGTCGGTTTCGCCGATCCGTACTGCCCGTCGCTGCGCGCGGCGGCCACCGGCCTGCCGGGGGTGGTGGACGGCGGCACGATGGTGGTGATCCAGGGGCCGCGGTTCTCCACCCGCGCGGAGAGCCGATGGTTCGCGAGCCAGGGCTTCACGCTGGTCAACATGACCGGCTACCCGGAAGCCGTGCTGGCCCGGGAACTGGAGATGTGTTACGCGGCAATCGCGCTCGTCACCGACCTGGACGCGGGCATCGAGACCGGCGAGGGGGTGACGGCGGTGGACGTCTTCGCCGAGTTCCAGCGCAACCTCGTGCCGTTCAAGAAGCTGGTGCACGAGGCGATCGACCAGGTCGCCGTGGAGCGGACCTGTGCGCACTGCCTGCCGCACGAAGGAGTGACGCTGCCGATCGAGTTGCCATGAGGGTGCTGCTGACCGGCGCGGCCGGCTTCATCGGCTCGCGGGTGCGGGCCGCGCTGGAGGGCGCGGGCCAGGAGGTCGTCGCCCTGGACGTGATGCTGCCCGCCGCGCACGGCCGGGGTGCGCAGGCCCCCGCCGAGACGCACCTCGTCGACGTCCGTGATGCGGCCGCGCTGGCCCCGCTGCTCGACGGGGTCGACGTCGTCTGTCATCAGGCCGCCGTGGTCGGTGCCGGCGTCAACGCCGCCGACGCGCCGTCGTACGGCAGTCACAACGATTACGGCACCACCGTACTGCTCGCCGAGATGTTCGCCGCGGGCATCGACAAGCTCGTGCTGGCGTCGTCGATGGTGGTGTACGGCCAGGGCCGATTCGACTGTCCCGACCACGGCCGCGTCGACCCGCTACCGCGCACCCGCGCCGATCTGGACGCCGGCGAGTTCGAACACCGCTGCCCGACCTGCGGTGCGCCGCTGCAGTGGCGTCTGGTCGGCGAGGACGAGCCGCTGCGGCCGCGAAGTCTCTACGCCGCAAGCAAAGTCGCCCAGGAGCACTACGCGCTGGCATGGGCGGAGGCCACCGGCGGCTCGGTCCTGGCGCTGCGCTACCACAACGTCTACGGACCGCACATGCCCCGCGACACCCCGTACAGCGGGGTGGCGGCGATCTTCCGATCGGAACTCGAGAACGGAGACGTGCCAAGGGTTTTCGAGGACGGCGGCCAGATGCGCGACTTCGTCCACGTCGACGACGTGGCGGCGGCGAACCTCGCGGCGGTGGAATCACCGCTCACCGGGTTCGAGGCGTTCAACGTCTGCTCCGGCCGACCGATCTCGATCATCGAGGTCGCCACCGAACTGTGTGAGATCCGCGGCGCCGCACCGCCGGTGGTGACCGGGCAGTACCGCAGCGGCGACGTCCGCCACATCGTCGCCTCCCCGAAGCACGCCGCCGAGCGGCTCGGGTTCCGGGCCGCGGTCGACCCGCGGGACGGCCTCCGGGAGTTCGCGTTCGCACCGCTGCGGACGTGACGTGCACCGCTGGGCGCGCATCCTCGTTATCGTCGTCCTCGTGGCGACAGGAGCGTTGGGGCTGCTGTGGACCCAGCAGCGACGGCTGATCTACTTCCCGGCACCGGGCCCCGTGCCGTCGGCGACCGCGGTGGCGCCCGGCGCGCGCGACGTCGTGGTGCGCACCGCGGACGGTGTGGACCTCGGTGGCTGGTTCTTCCCTGCCGCCGGACGCGGCCCCGCGGTCCTGGTGTGCAACGGCAACGGCGGCGACCGGTCGATGCGCGCGGCGCTGGCGCTCGCGCTGCGGCGCATGGGGTTGTCGGTGCTGCTGTTCGACTACCGCGGCTACGGCGGCAATCCCGGCCGGCCCGGCGAAGACGGGTTGGCCGCCGACGCCCGCGCGGCCCGCGCCTGGTTGGCCGCCCAACCGGAGGTCGACCCGGCGCGCCTGGTCTACTTCGGCGAGTCCCTCGGTGGCGCCGTCGCGGTGGGCCTGGCCGTCGAGCGGCCGCCGGCCGCGCTGATCCTGCGCTCTCCGTTCACCTCGCTGGCCGACGTCGGTGCCACCCACTATCCGTGGCTGCCGGTGCGCCGGTTGCTGATCGACCGCTACCCGTCGATCGACCGGATCGCGAGGGTGGGCGCCCCGCTGCTGGTCATCGCCGGCGACCGTGACGACATCGTGCCGACCGAGCTGAGCCGGCGGCTGTTCGACGCAGCGGGGGAGCCGAAGCAGTTCGTCCTCGTCCCCGGCGCCGGGCACAACGACGCGGCGCTGCTCGACGGCCGGCTGATGCTCGGGGCGATCGAGCGGTTCCTGGTGCAGACCTCGGTGCTCGGCGGGTAGGCCGGGGCGATACTGACTGCGTGACCCCGATATGTGAACAGTTCGGCATCGACTTCCCCCTCTTTGCGTTCAGCCACTGCCGCGACGTCGTCGCCGCCGTGACGAACGCAGGCGGTTTCGGGGTGCTCGGGGCGACCGCCTACACCCCCGAGCAGTTGGACCGGGAGCTCAGCTGGATCGACGAGCACGTCGGCGGCAAACCGTACGGCGCCGACATCATCGTGCCGGCGAAGTTCGAGGGGAAGGGGGAGAACCTCTCCCGTGGCCAGCTCGCCGACCGGATCCCCGCCGAATACCGCGAATTCGTCACCCGGCTGCTCGCCGACCACGACATCGAACTCGACGGCGCACCGCGGCTCGGCGGGTCGTCGCTGTCGGGGGACACCGGCCGTGAACTGCTCGACGTCGCGATGAGCCATCCGATCAAGCTGATCGCCAACGCGCTTGGTGTGCCGCCGGACTACATGATCGAGGCGGGTCGCGAACGCGGGGTTCCGGTCGCCGCGCTCGTCGGGGCACGCGAGCACGCGGTCAAACAGGTCGCCGCCGGCGTCGACCTGATCGTCGCGCAGGGCACCGAGGCCGGCGGGCACTGCGGTGAGGTGA is a window from the Mycolicibacterium litorale genome containing:
- a CDS encoding S-methyl-5'-thioadenosine phosphorylase, whose amino-acid sequence is MLGVIGGSGFYSFFGPDARSVSLDTPYGAPSAPITVGTVGEHEVAFLPRHGVDHEYSPHTVPYRANMWALRALGVRRIFGPCAVGSLTPDLGPGSMVVPDQLVDRTSGRADTYFDSGGIHVGFADPYCPSLRAAATGLPGVVDGGTMVVIQGPRFSTRAESRWFASQGFTLVNMTGYPEAVLARELEMCYAAIALVTDLDAGIETGEGVTAVDVFAEFQRNLVPFKKLVHEAIDQVAVERTCAHCLPHEGVTLPIELP
- a CDS encoding NAD(P)H-dependent flavin oxidoreductase — translated: MTPICEQFGIDFPLFAFSHCRDVVAAVTNAGGFGVLGATAYTPEQLDRELSWIDEHVGGKPYGADIIVPAKFEGKGENLSRGQLADRIPAEYREFVTRLLADHDIELDGAPRLGGSSLSGDTGRELLDVAMSHPIKLIANALGVPPDYMIEAGRERGVPVAALVGAREHAVKQVAAGVDLIVAQGTEAGGHCGEVTTLVLIPEVIEAIEATGTAVPVLAAGGIVTGRQMAAAVAMGADGAWTGSVWLTTEEAETAPHTVQKMLAATSRDTVRSAGRTGKPARQLVSDWTQAWAPRGDRAPLPLPLQNMLAEPLLRRIDVLAAQGHPGAQQLATYFVGQGVGLMNKVKPAREVVREFIEDYLGAAERLGNSLPD
- a CDS encoding DUF4229 domain-containing protein; this translates as MSKARQGSRLVADVLAYVGARLVLVAALAALIFGVARLLGVEEFPLVIAILFALVIALPLGIWLFAPLRRRATASIAAFDEQRRKDREQLQARLRGETSPGDPGA
- a CDS encoding response regulator; the encoded protein is MSALRVAVADDDVLLREGLASLLDRSGFDVVGQAADATELLDLVRTAKPDVVIVDIRMPPDHSTEGLDAARVIRAELPDTAILVLSAHVEVEHATELLATGRAIGYLLKTRVTDVADFVDTLQRIAKGASIIDPALVQELVSARRRDDPLAVLSAREREVLVQMAEGRSNAGIARRLWVTEGTVEKHVRSILTKLNLPETGDDHRRVRAVITYLESL
- a CDS encoding helix-turn-helix domain-containing protein, whose protein sequence is MDVQALTEAADAAQSRDPAVGLRAMKALRRTVEALEAMHVDNARRHGWSWQAIADALGVTRQAVHQKHNRRR
- a CDS encoding NAD-dependent epimerase/dehydratase family protein, whose translation is MRVLLTGAAGFIGSRVRAALEGAGQEVVALDVMLPAAHGRGAQAPAETHLVDVRDAAALAPLLDGVDVVCHQAAVVGAGVNAADAPSYGSHNDYGTTVLLAEMFAAGIDKLVLASSMVVYGQGRFDCPDHGRVDPLPRTRADLDAGEFEHRCPTCGAPLQWRLVGEDEPLRPRSLYAASKVAQEHYALAWAEATGGSVLALRYHNVYGPHMPRDTPYSGVAAIFRSELENGDVPRVFEDGGQMRDFVHVDDVAAANLAAVESPLTGFEAFNVCSGRPISIIEVATELCEIRGAAPPVVTGQYRSGDVRHIVASPKHAAERLGFRAAVDPRDGLREFAFAPLRT
- a CDS encoding MinD/ParA family ATP-binding protein; its protein translation is MGDHSPGGFRAQQRFRDPAAEEPQAPPEWSAPTPPNGIPVVDPTAAAPEPAPAVTPVAPPVAEPQQPVSQPLPVPATPYLDLSTVALLGQPKAAPSHGWRRWLYLGTFGLVKVGDPKAAQRDSLVTRVKQPLNGCYRIAVLSLKGGVGKTTITATLGATFASIRGDRVVAVDANPDRGTLSQKVPLETTATVRHLLRDAEGIERYSDVRAYTSQGPSRLEVLASETDPAVSEAFSSDDYTRTLAVLERFYSLVLTDCGTGLMHSAMTAVLANADVLVVISSGSVDGARSASATLDWLDAHGHQALVSNAIAVINAVRPRSGKVDLQKVSDHFSRRCRAVKVVPFDPHLEEGAEISLDRLKPATRQALLELAGVVADGFAGNR
- a CDS encoding 1,4-dihydroxy-2-naphthoate polyprenyltransferase, whose protein sequence is MASFAEWVEGARPRTLPNAVSPVIAGTGAAAWLDGVVWWKALLAFVVAVALIIGVNYANDYSDGIRGTDDVRSGPLRLVGSRLASPRAVLTAAVVSLAVGAVAGLVLAVASAPWLIAVGAVCIAGAWLYTGGSKPYGYIGLGEIAVFVFFGLIAVLGTQYTQAMRVDWVGLALAVAMGALSSAVLVANNLRDIPTDRESGKITLAVRLGDARTRLLYQVLMLTAFTLTLVLMLATPWCAVGLIALPLAVRAARPVRGGLGGKDLIPVLRDTGLTMLVWAVAVALALAFG
- a CDS encoding ester cyclase, which codes for MMTHKELYEQWINRLWAGEPVAADLVAEDFVGHWPDREVHGPAELQAIIDQTHRMLSDLTFEIELGPLVDGDFVIGRWVGSGKSEQGPMRFTGNDILRVADGRFAEYWTGTSTS
- a CDS encoding Clp protease N-terminal domain-containing protein, which encodes MFERFSRHARIAVVVAQEEARELHADEIRPEHLLLGVLDSAGGDLAAVLSGHGLTAESVRTQLSGDFDADAAALQSIGIDLHAVRDIADRSFGAGAFDRALRGGRRPRRRHLPFVKPAKKALELALREAVAHHDRVIGAEHLLLGVLRGGDPVALDLVATHVAPQRLRADVSALLAKAA
- a CDS encoding aminotransferase class V-fold PLP-dependent enzyme, giving the protein MTARHAFGAEFTGAAGFLNSPTYGLPPTFLMRALHDCLAAWQAGTLDARSFDQPVRDARAGYATVVGVPAESVAMAGSASAALGLVAAAIPDGSRGATLAGEFTSTTFPFAAQAGRGVSLTELPADELVATAGDYDFVTVSLVQSATGAVLDAEALRASVAGTDTVTIVDVTQAAGWKLLDLGWADVTVASVYKWLLAPRGTAFLSVSGRIARSMTPHAANWYAGEQPWESIYGLPVRLAGDARRFDTSPAWFGALGAGLTLPWLAALDRSAVEAHTVGLADTLRSALDLPPDPSAIVSLPPGRHGDAADRLQRAGIRASVRAGAVRVGFHLYNTADDVSRLLAALA
- a CDS encoding alpha/beta hydrolase: MHRWARILVIVVLVATGALGLLWTQQRRLIYFPAPGPVPSATAVAPGARDVVVRTADGVDLGGWFFPAAGRGPAVLVCNGNGGDRSMRAALALALRRMGLSVLLFDYRGYGGNPGRPGEDGLAADARAARAWLAAQPEVDPARLVYFGESLGGAVAVGLAVERPPAALILRSPFTSLADVGATHYPWLPVRRLLIDRYPSIDRIARVGAPLLVIAGDRDDIVPTELSRRLFDAAGEPKQFVLVPGAGHNDAALLDGRLMLGAIERFLVQTSVLGG
- a CDS encoding response regulator encodes the protein MRCLIVDDSADFRDAACAMLTRAGVDVVAVAANSVDALRCSREMEPDVVLVDVDLGGESGFDLAEELDRSQAQAPAVILVSTYAEQDLAEMIAVSPAIGFVSKISLSAAAIRDLLDTARGPLRETPGR